The following coding sequences are from one Cenarchaeum symbiosum A window:
- a CDS encoding transcriptional activator, adenine-specific DNA methyltransferase (COG4725) gives MSRQSSYSVYSKDVRNRTKQNKIPQEILYQKLPNRKFDIIYADPPWDYNGKLQYDKTDLYVSTSSFKYPTMKTKKMMEIPIKKIASSNSLLFLWATSPHLEQAIQLGKAWGFEYRTVAFVWDKMNHNPGKYTLSNCELCLLFKHGKIPTPRGARNVRQLITIPRTEHSRKPVQAMQGIERMFPFQKKIELFAREKYRGWSAWGLDLVLKNKIKNLI, from the coding sequence ATGAGCAGGCAGAGCAGCTATTCTGTATATTCAAAAGACGTCAGAAACAGGACAAAGCAAAACAAGATACCGCAGGAAATTCTATATCAAAAGCTCCCAAATAGGAAATTTGATATTATATATGCCGATCCGCCCTGGGATTACAACGGCAAACTCCAGTATGACAAAACGGATCTCTACGTTAGTACGTCTAGTTTCAAATATCCAACGATGAAGACTAAAAAAATGATGGAAATTCCGATCAAAAAAATTGCAAGCAGCAACAGCCTCTTGTTCCTGTGGGCGACAAGCCCACATCTGGAACAGGCTATTCAGCTGGGCAAGGCCTGGGGGTTTGAATATCGCACGGTTGCATTTGTATGGGACAAGATGAATCACAATCCGGGAAAATACACCCTGTCAAACTGTGAGCTCTGCCTTTTGTTCAAACACGGAAAAATACCTACCCCCCGGGGCGCGAGGAACGTAAGACAGCTCATCACGATACCCCGGACGGAGCATAGCAGAAAACCGGTACAAGCAATGCAGGGCATAGAAAGGATGTTTCCATTCCAGAAAAAAATAGAGTTGTTTGCCCGGGAAAAATACCGCGGCTGGTCTGCCTGGGGCCTTGATCTCGTGCTTAAAAACAAGATCAAAAACCTAATCTAG
- a CDS encoding MunI restriction endonuclease — MGKKELRDRDVWQKKSGLMGKKAEDEFEAVFLAEFTGTEYVIRKEPKELKDIYSKNPKHGVSIDYAITNKKTKKTLYVEIKSQEGYVPGETLPKDGRGNAHERSCKFFTPGLLKVMCKLSNLPVGTLPFWIVYQGRITRDAKRTREITYWFDEYGAHFFLWKSSSSTPLINHFKKNLRHILD, encoded by the coding sequence ATGGGTAAGAAGGAGCTTCGAGATCGCGACGTATGGCAAAAGAAAAGCGGCCTAATGGGTAAAAAGGCGGAAGATGAATTTGAGGCGGTTTTTCTAGCTGAATTCACAGGTACAGAATATGTGATAAGAAAAGAACCCAAAGAGCTTAAAGACATTTATTCAAAAAATCCAAAACATGGCGTATCTATTGATTATGCGATAACAAACAAAAAAACCAAGAAAACGTTGTATGTTGAAATAAAAAGTCAGGAGGGATACGTGCCGGGAGAAACACTGCCCAAGGATGGCAGGGGCAATGCTCATGAAAGATCATGTAAGTTTTTTACTCCCGGCCTGCTCAAAGTAATGTGCAAACTTTCAAACCTGCCTGTTGGCACCCTGCCTTTTTGGATCGTATACCAAGGTAGAATAACCAGAGATGCAAAAAGAACAAGAGAAATAACATATTGGTTCGATGAATATGGAGCACATTTCTTCTTGTGGAAAAGTTCCAGTTCCACACCACTGATAAATCATTTTAAAAAGAATCTAAGACATATTCTAGATTAG
- a CDS encoding uracil-DNA glycosylase (COG1573), which yields MSPALDTFCVTCPQLNRARPVCTFIGARIIHRMVDGPLGGIAARVSVCTRCGLCEGRTNAVPGTGPASARAILVGEAPGREEDLQGKPFVGGAGRVLDKELERAGIPRSTVYITNVVKCRPPKNRVPSDEERDACIEYLKEEISVINPRIVCILGATALRSLLGLGGITGIRGTIINQDNTDYLVSLHPAATMYRRDLLPAFRRDMKKLAGMILST from the coding sequence ATGTCCCCGGCTCTTGACACTTTTTGTGTCACGTGCCCGCAACTTAACAGAGCCCGCCCGGTGTGCACTTTTATCGGCGCCCGCATCATACACCGCATGGTGGACGGGCCGCTTGGGGGCATAGCCGCCCGGGTCTCTGTCTGTACAAGGTGCGGCCTGTGCGAGGGCAGAACCAATGCAGTACCGGGCACGGGCCCCGCATCCGCGCGGGCGATACTCGTCGGCGAGGCGCCCGGCAGGGAGGAGGACCTGCAAGGCAAGCCGTTTGTGGGGGGAGCGGGCAGGGTGCTGGACAAGGAGCTCGAGCGCGCGGGGATCCCGCGCAGTACTGTCTACATAACAAACGTGGTAAAGTGCCGGCCCCCGAAAAACAGGGTGCCTTCCGACGAAGAGAGGGACGCATGCATCGAATATCTAAAAGAAGAAATCTCTGTGATAAACCCCAGGATAGTCTGTATACTGGGGGCCACTGCCCTCAGGTCGCTTCTGGGCCTCGGCGGGATAACCGGGATACGGGGCACGATAATAAACCAGGATAATACGGACTATCTGGTGAGCCTGCATCCGGCGGCCACAATGTACAGAAGGGATCTGCTCCCAGCGTTTAGAAGGGACATGAAAAAGCTTGCCGGGATGATATTATCCACATGA
- a CDS encoding 3-methyladenine DNA glycosylase (COG2094): MTPLDRAFYSREPAAVARGLLGKRLARKIDGITMSGVIIETEAYGSSDDPASHAHRGMTGRNRAMFGEVGRAYVYFTYGMHYCMNVVARRGRSDAGAVLIRAIRPELGAAQMSKNRNGRAAISDGPAKLTQAMRISAEQYGEDLTRRGALYIAEGPRIRSITASPRVGIRRGTDLLWNFKVK; this comes from the coding sequence ATGACCCCGCTGGATAGAGCCTTTTACTCCAGGGAGCCTGCTGCTGTAGCCCGCGGCCTGCTAGGCAAGAGGCTTGCAAGAAAAATAGACGGCATCACCATGTCCGGGGTGATAATAGAGACGGAAGCGTACGGCTCGTCTGATGACCCGGCCAGCCACGCGCACAGGGGCATGACTGGGAGAAATAGGGCCATGTTCGGCGAGGTGGGCAGGGCGTACGTCTACTTTACCTATGGCATGCATTACTGCATGAATGTAGTGGCCCGCCGCGGCAGGTCCGACGCGGGGGCGGTCCTGATACGCGCCATCCGGCCCGAGCTGGGGGCTGCACAGATGTCAAAAAACAGAAACGGCAGGGCCGCAATATCCGACGGCCCGGCAAAGCTCACACAGGCCATGAGGATATCTGCCGAACAGTACGGCGAGGATCTTACGCGGCGCGGTGCACTGTACATAGCAGAGGGGCCCCGCATACGGAGCATAACAGCCTCGCCCCGGGTGGGAATCCGGCGGGGCACCGATTTATTGTGGAACTTTAAGGTGAAATAG
- a CDS encoding uncharacterized membrane-associated protein (COG0586), producing MDVIDLFPFGAEIGYLGLAVVSFLGSLVPFLPVPSFLLLVTMAVGDTFNLHILVLLSAACATGAKQIIFYASYGGRKMMSEEARRRMRPFERLVKRYGAAAVFVAAATPMPDDLVYVPLGLARYNPRRFFIATFTGKIVLHYIIVLISHYLGASILEAYFANNTDPTPVYIGVAVFAAALTVIVVLMLRLDWGKILGKRLPWTLEDDESK from the coding sequence ATGGACGTCATAGACCTGTTCCCCTTTGGCGCCGAGATAGGGTACCTGGGGCTCGCAGTCGTGAGCTTTCTGGGATCCCTGGTCCCGTTTCTGCCCGTCCCGTCGTTTTTGCTGCTAGTCACCATGGCGGTGGGCGATACGTTCAACCTGCACATACTGGTGCTGCTCTCTGCCGCATGCGCGACCGGTGCAAAGCAGATCATATTCTATGCAAGCTACGGGGGCAGGAAGATGATGAGCGAGGAGGCGCGAAGAAGGATGAGGCCGTTTGAAAGGCTGGTAAAGAGGTACGGCGCTGCTGCAGTATTCGTGGCTGCAGCCACGCCCATGCCCGATGACCTTGTGTACGTGCCCCTGGGCCTGGCAAGGTACAACCCGAGGAGGTTTTTTATAGCCACGTTTACAGGCAAGATAGTCCTCCATTACATCATAGTGCTGATATCGCACTATCTGGGCGCGTCCATACTAGAGGCCTACTTTGCCAACAATACGGATCCCACGCCGGTATACATTGGGGTGGCTGTCTTTGCGGCGGCGCTTACAGTGATTGTGGTGCTGATGCTCAGGCTGGACTGGGGCAAGATACTAGGCAAGCGGCTGCCGTGGACGCTCGAGGACGACGAGTCCAAATAG
- a CDS encoding ABC-type dipeptide/oligopeptide/nickel transport system, ATPase component (COG0444): MPRLRKTKIPQEYSPPMAFLDVEGLSVSYGTRAGRVHALDDVGFSLKEGESLGIAGESACGKSTLGLAIMRMLQGGRIDSGAISMRGESLLDMAERRFSAEYRWKRISMIFQGAMSSLDPVYTIRSQFSEVLRQHGFEGDREGRMEEAATSVGLEPGVLGRYPHELSGGMKQRAVTAMALLLKPDLVIADEPTTALDVLVQAQIINLLKRLKKEGTSFIIITHDLSILSEIADKVGIMYGGQIAELGSSEDVYGSPRHPYTQGLLASIPKLRGEKPGYIRGSPPGLISPGSGCRFADRCPDVMEKCSTDPPKAGTKSGYAKCWLYE, translated from the coding sequence ATGCCGCGGCTGCGCAAGACAAAAATCCCGCAGGAGTATAGCCCCCCCATGGCCTTTCTTGACGTAGAGGGCCTCTCGGTCAGCTACGGGACCAGGGCCGGGAGGGTGCACGCACTAGATGACGTGGGCTTTTCTCTAAAAGAAGGCGAATCACTGGGGATAGCCGGCGAGAGCGCCTGCGGCAAGAGCACCCTGGGGCTGGCCATAATGAGGATGCTGCAGGGGGGCCGCATAGATTCCGGGGCGATATCCATGCGGGGAGAATCCCTGCTAGACATGGCCGAGCGCAGGTTCAGCGCAGAATACAGGTGGAAGCGCATATCCATGATCTTTCAGGGCGCGATGAGCTCGCTTGACCCGGTATATACCATAAGGTCGCAGTTCTCTGAAGTGCTCCGGCAGCACGGCTTTGAAGGGGACAGGGAGGGCCGCATGGAGGAGGCTGCAACATCCGTCGGCCTGGAGCCCGGCGTGCTGGGCAGGTACCCCCACGAGCTGAGCGGCGGCATGAAGCAGCGCGCCGTGACGGCAATGGCACTTCTTCTAAAGCCGGACCTGGTAATAGCTGACGAGCCGACCACCGCGCTAGACGTTCTAGTGCAGGCCCAGATAATCAACCTGCTCAAGCGGCTAAAAAAAGAGGGAACATCATTCATCATAATAACGCACGATCTATCCATACTCTCCGAGATAGCAGACAAGGTTGGAATAATGTACGGCGGGCAGATAGCCGAGCTTGGCTCATCAGAGGATGTATACGGAAGCCCCCGGCACCCGTATACACAGGGCCTGCTGGCCTCGATACCCAAGCTGCGCGGAGAAAAGCCGGGCTACATCAGGGGATCCCCGCCGGGGCTCATATCGCCTGGTTCAGGGTGCAGGTTTGCAGACAGGTGCCCAGACGTCATGGAAAAGTGCAGTACAGACCCGCCAAAGGCGGGCACAAAGTCGGGCTATGCAAAGTGCTGGCTCTATGAATAG
- a CDS encoding adenine specific DNA methylase (COG1743) has protein sequence MHPRQPLHSPDAAARTRPLSKLRRQSAPRVEGPQIKRHKFPRGKTAIMQRVQKARPDPEPYTGIYAMHKYWSKKPFNVVRSYIKEYSRPGEIVLDPFCGSGISNTESLVLGRRTIGIDINPMAVFITGQMIYGLDTKKARAEFARLQDRCMNRVHSLYPVYRNGAQHTGSHYIYKDGKMAEIWCKHGGKKLVFRPLKRDVEHAGSFAYDSIDLPHPRGRMPENSRINVRRGMRVYELFTPRNLLALSMLMEGIRAVREKRMCDFFRFCFTASVGQASRMVFVVRRRGRLSGARTQGRKEVGSWVIGYWVPRNNFEINVWNCFEHRYSRIIRAKEGQHSAVPQARCSMGGMLGGSGNALLLNADCYRTLSSMPGGSVDYIITDPPHGDRLPYMELSAMWNGWMGSSADAEEELVISDSPERDKTPAAYNAQMARILSEAERVLRPGRHLTIMFNNMDAGTWEGLQRVLFGLRLELAGVDVLGYSAASVVQDSRKGGLKTDFVFTFKKTGRRGRSPREVPGMADSAIRDYVRENPGCKRYEALNHAVKQMMKKRALFDIAKMARLAASLEVIPGGGREDPDSARPPG, from the coding sequence ATGCATCCACGGCAGCCTCTCCACAGTCCGGATGCCGCTGCACGGACCCGCCCCTTGTCAAAGTTGCGCAGACAATCCGCCCCCAGAGTGGAAGGGCCGCAAATCAAACGCCATAAATTCCCTAGAGGCAAAACGGCCATTATGCAGAGGGTTCAAAAGGCCAGGCCGGATCCCGAGCCGTACACGGGCATCTATGCCATGCACAAGTACTGGTCGAAAAAGCCGTTCAACGTGGTGCGGAGCTATATCAAAGAGTACTCCCGCCCCGGCGAGATAGTGCTCGATCCGTTCTGCGGCTCCGGAATATCAAACACAGAATCGCTGGTCCTCGGCCGCAGGACCATCGGGATAGACATCAACCCGATGGCGGTGTTCATAACGGGGCAGATGATATACGGGCTGGACACCAAAAAGGCCAGGGCGGAGTTTGCACGGCTGCAGGACAGGTGCATGAATAGGGTGCATTCCCTGTACCCGGTGTACAGGAACGGCGCGCAGCATACGGGATCCCACTACATCTACAAAGACGGGAAGATGGCCGAGATATGGTGCAAACACGGGGGCAAGAAACTCGTCTTCCGGCCGCTCAAACGGGACGTGGAGCATGCCGGCAGCTTTGCCTATGATTCCATTGATCTGCCCCATCCAAGGGGCAGGATGCCCGAGAACAGCCGCATCAACGTAAGGAGGGGCATGAGGGTGTACGAGCTGTTCACGCCGAGGAACCTGCTTGCACTCTCGATGCTGATGGAGGGGATACGGGCGGTCCGGGAGAAAAGGATGTGCGACTTTTTCCGGTTCTGCTTTACCGCATCGGTCGGGCAGGCAAGCCGCATGGTGTTCGTGGTGAGGAGGCGCGGCAGGCTCAGCGGCGCGCGCACCCAGGGGCGAAAGGAGGTTGGAAGCTGGGTGATAGGATACTGGGTGCCGCGGAACAACTTTGAGATAAACGTGTGGAACTGCTTTGAGCACAGGTACAGCAGGATAATCAGGGCAAAAGAGGGGCAGCATTCGGCAGTCCCGCAGGCCCGGTGCAGCATGGGCGGGATGCTGGGCGGTTCCGGCAATGCCCTGCTGCTCAACGCCGACTGTTACCGGACGCTCTCCTCGATGCCAGGCGGGTCCGTCGACTACATAATAACGGATCCGCCGCACGGTGACAGGCTCCCGTACATGGAGCTGAGCGCCATGTGGAACGGATGGATGGGCTCATCCGCGGACGCGGAAGAGGAGCTGGTGATAAGCGATTCGCCGGAAAGGGACAAGACGCCGGCGGCATACAATGCGCAGATGGCAAGGATACTGTCAGAGGCCGAGCGCGTGCTGCGGCCGGGCAGGCATCTTACGATCATGTTCAACAACATGGATGCCGGCACGTGGGAGGGTCTGCAAAGGGTGCTCTTTGGGCTCCGGCTGGAGCTTGCCGGCGTGGATGTGCTCGGGTATTCGGCAGCATCCGTGGTACAGGACAGCAGAAAAGGGGGGCTAAAGACGGACTTTGTATTCACGTTCAAAAAGACCGGCCGCAGGGGCAGGTCCCCCCGGGAGGTGCCGGGAATGGCGGATTCTGCGATACGCGACTATGTGAGGGAGAACCCGGGGTGCAAAAGATACGAGGCGCTAAACCATGCCGTAAAACAGATGATGAAAAAGAGGGCGCTGTTTGACATTGCAAAGATGGCCCGCCTGGCAGCATCGCTGGAAGTCATTCCGGGCGGCGGCCGGGAAGATCCGGATTCTGCCCGGCCCCCGGGCTAG
- a CDS encoding flavin-nucleotide-binding protein (COG3467) has protein sequence MAGIAAGTISPSKRDAFLQSQKLLRLATVGSDGTPHVVPVWYVYKNGKIYIGTNTQTQKAHNLEGRPRAGFSVDEGSGMYNVTAVTGSGSVTFIMDKMEVERIERLIMDKYHLSGDDADKVLTITDCIIVITPDRFSAWHVPDPLAGQSHPKGIMSKKEAAKLIYG, from the coding sequence ATGGCAGGGATCGCCGCAGGTACAATCAGCCCGTCCAAGAGGGACGCCTTTTTACAGTCACAAAAACTGCTAAGACTCGCAACCGTTGGATCTGACGGAACGCCCCATGTGGTGCCTGTCTGGTATGTGTACAAGAACGGCAAAATCTACATAGGGACAAACACACAGACACAAAAGGCGCATAATCTAGAGGGCCGTCCCAGGGCGGGATTTTCCGTTGACGAGGGCTCCGGCATGTACAATGTTACAGCTGTAACGGGAAGTGGCAGTGTCACATTCATCATGGATAAAATGGAAGTAGAGCGCATTGAACGTCTCATAATGGACAAATATCATCTATCCGGTGATGATGCCGACAAAGTGCTAACCATTACAGACTGCATAATAGTCATCACTCCGGACAGGTTTTCCGCGTGGCATGTCCCAGATCCACTGGCTGGCCAGAGCCATCCCAAAGGTATAATGAGCAAAAAAGAGGCTGCAAAGCTCATTTACGGCTAG
- a CDS encoding aspartyl/asparaginyl-tRNA synthetase (COG0017), whose protein sequence is MGAGGRIHIADMAKPMAGQKVLLAGWVEDLRELGKVSFVTLRDATGLAQIVVKGGLQASMDGLTRQSVVAVSGTVAETRARDFEVEVSAEQIDVLSRAIHPLPIDPLGRLESGMDNRLNARALDMRNQKTASIFRLRHRVLESLRQGLSKRRFTEITTPKIIGSASEGGANLFSLEYFGKTAYLAQSPQLYKEQMTMGLERVYEISGFYRAENSHTGRHLSEFTSVDIEAAFMDYTDVMDVLEQLVREACVAASECTIEQEATGHKAEVPSDIPRITYSQAVDELGSDCGVSFGDDLLDSHLRLLGEKHPGYYFLTDWPTKLKPFYIRPKDDDAEVSRSFDLQHGYLELSSGGSRLHDPSILRSRLEQQGLDPALFADHLRAFDWGMPPHSGWGMGLDRFMAVLVGVDNVREAVLYPRDPDRLSP, encoded by the coding sequence ATGGGGGCAGGGGGCAGAATCCACATAGCCGACATGGCAAAGCCCATGGCGGGCCAGAAGGTGCTGCTTGCCGGCTGGGTCGAGGACCTGCGTGAGCTCGGAAAGGTCTCCTTTGTCACACTCCGCGACGCCACGGGCCTGGCCCAGATAGTAGTAAAGGGCGGCCTGCAGGCCAGCATGGACGGCCTCACCCGGCAGAGCGTGGTTGCCGTCTCGGGCACAGTGGCGGAGACCCGTGCCAGGGACTTTGAGGTGGAGGTCTCAGCCGAGCAGATAGACGTGCTGTCCCGGGCCATACACCCTCTCCCGATAGACCCCCTAGGCAGACTAGAGAGCGGCATGGACAACCGCCTCAACGCAAGGGCGCTCGACATGAGAAACCAAAAGACCGCGTCTATATTCCGCCTCCGGCACCGCGTTTTGGAATCGCTGCGGCAGGGGCTCTCAAAGAGGCGCTTTACCGAGATCACCACCCCCAAGATAATAGGCAGCGCCAGCGAGGGCGGGGCGAACCTATTCTCGCTCGAATACTTTGGCAAGACCGCATACCTTGCCCAGAGCCCCCAGTTGTACAAGGAGCAGATGACCATGGGATTAGAAAGGGTCTATGAGATATCCGGCTTTTACCGGGCAGAGAACTCGCACACGGGAAGGCACCTGAGCGAGTTTACATCCGTGGACATAGAGGCCGCATTCATGGATTATACAGATGTAATGGACGTGCTGGAACAGCTAGTCCGGGAGGCGTGTGTCGCCGCCTCTGAATGTACAATAGAGCAGGAGGCCACCGGCCACAAGGCGGAGGTGCCGTCCGACATACCCCGGATAACCTACTCGCAGGCGGTAGACGAGCTTGGCTCCGACTGCGGGGTCAGCTTTGGCGACGACCTGCTTGATTCGCACCTGCGGCTACTCGGCGAAAAGCACCCCGGGTATTACTTTCTGACAGACTGGCCCACAAAGCTAAAGCCGTTTTACATCCGCCCAAAGGATGATGATGCCGAGGTGTCGCGCTCGTTTGATTTGCAGCACGGATACCTCGAGCTCTCCTCCGGCGGGTCTAGACTGCACGACCCCTCGATACTCCGGTCGCGCCTCGAACAGCAGGGGCTCGACCCGGCCCTGTTTGCAGACCACCTGCGCGCCTTTGACTGGGGGATGCCGCCCCATTCGGGATGGGGCATGGGGCTAGACCGGTTCATGGCGGTACTTGTTGGCGTGGATAACGTGCGGGAGGCGGTCCTGTACCCGCGCGACCCCGACAGGCTATCCCCCTAG
- a CDS encoding isocitrate/isopropylmalate dehydrogenase (COG0473), with translation MYRIALIEGDGIGPEISRSVTDVLGALKEPKLSIERFDAGDRALKEHGTALPPETIRGVEESDACLKAPVGESAADVIVALRRRLDLYANVRPAKSHPGMPAIRDDIDLLIARENTEDLYTGNEFFIDGAAVALRTITERASERIARYALKAAMTRRRKVTCVHKANVMRVTDGLFASTCRRVAAEYPDVEFGEMYVDACAMNLIRRPEWFDVIVTTNLFGDILSDESSQAAGGLGMAPAGNIGDKFAIFEPVHGAAFDIAGKNEANPSSFLLSAAMMLGWLGGRNDDATCLVAATRLNAAVYGAVKEGIKTKDMGGSAGTDKFTAEIISRL, from the coding sequence ATGTACCGGATAGCGCTCATAGAGGGCGACGGCATAGGCCCCGAGATATCCCGTTCTGTAACGGATGTGCTGGGGGCACTCAAGGAGCCCAAATTATCCATAGAACGGTTCGATGCAGGAGATAGGGCGCTCAAAGAGCACGGCACAGCTCTGCCTCCAGAGACAATACGAGGGGTGGAAGAATCGGATGCATGCCTCAAGGCGCCGGTGGGCGAGAGCGCGGCAGATGTTATAGTTGCCTTGCGCAGGCGCCTTGACCTGTACGCCAATGTGAGGCCCGCAAAATCACACCCGGGCATGCCAGCGATACGCGATGATATCGACCTTTTGATAGCCAGGGAGAATACAGAAGATCTGTACACGGGAAACGAGTTTTTCATAGACGGGGCGGCAGTGGCTCTCCGCACCATAACGGAGAGGGCGTCAGAGAGGATAGCAAGGTATGCGCTGAAGGCCGCCATGACAAGGAGGCGCAAGGTGACCTGCGTGCACAAGGCAAACGTGATGAGGGTGACCGACGGGCTGTTTGCTAGTACCTGCCGCAGGGTGGCCGCGGAATACCCGGATGTGGAGTTTGGTGAGATGTATGTGGATGCGTGCGCCATGAACCTGATAAGGAGGCCCGAGTGGTTCGACGTGATAGTGACGACCAACCTCTTTGGCGACATACTCTCCGATGAATCATCTCAGGCTGCAGGGGGCCTCGGGATGGCGCCGGCTGGAAACATAGGGGACAAGTTTGCCATATTTGAGCCGGTGCACGGGGCGGCCTTTGACATAGCGGGCAAAAACGAGGCCAACCCGTCGTCGTTTCTGCTATCTGCGGCTATGATGCTCGGGTGGCTGGGGGGAAGAAACGATGATGCCACGTGCCTAGTTGCCGCAACCAGGTTAAACGCGGCAGTCTACGGCGCGGTCAAAGAGGGCATAAAGACAAAGGACATGGGCGGATCGGCGGGGACAGACAAGTTTACCGCAGAGATAATATCGAGACTCTAG
- a CDS encoding isopropylmalate/homocitrate/citramalate synthase (COG0119) has translation MRIRIFDTTLRDGEQTPGVSLSPEQKLQIARMLDELGVDAIEAGFPVISEGESKAVKMIATAGLSADICGLARADKRDIDAAADAGLDYVHLFIATSDIHLKHKLMMDREEAVRRAISSIEYAKSRGMKVEFSAEDATRTERGFLRDFFKQVAEAGADRADIPDTVGYSTPAYMAEITRDAVEATGLPVSVHCHNDFGLAVANTISGLQAGATCAHVTINGIGERAGNASLEELVMALQCLQFDEARSTGIHTEKLYGTSRAVSGLVGIQVQPNKAIVGENAFGHESGIHTHGVLSNPLTYEPISPELVGHTRRLEVGKHAGLHGMNAMLGEYGVKPTAEQSKVILSRVKALGDQGKKVTDVELLSIAGEVIGEPGLRRMVQLSGFSVSTGIGTMPYAFVKLNVDGKEFSATDYGVGPVDASLSAMQKITGEIAEVRIREYGLASISGGSNALCEVTIGVEDAKGNKASARSVGEDIVTTSVQAVIDGMNRIMLKKMLGGKKTRG, from the coding sequence ATGAGGATACGCATATTTGATACTACCCTCCGGGACGGCGAGCAGACGCCCGGGGTATCGCTATCCCCTGAGCAAAAGCTGCAGATAGCGCGGATGCTCGACGAGCTAGGAGTGGACGCGATAGAGGCGGGCTTTCCCGTGATATCGGAGGGAGAATCAAAGGCGGTAAAGATGATAGCAACAGCCGGCCTCTCCGCGGACATATGCGGCCTTGCGCGCGCGGATAAAAGGGACATAGATGCTGCAGCAGATGCCGGCCTGGATTATGTGCACCTGTTCATTGCCACGTCCGACATACATCTAAAGCACAAGCTGATGATGGACAGGGAGGAGGCTGTCAGGCGCGCCATATCATCGATAGAGTATGCAAAGTCGCGCGGCATGAAGGTAGAGTTCTCTGCAGAGGATGCCACAAGGACAGAGAGGGGATTTCTGCGGGACTTTTTCAAACAGGTGGCAGAAGCTGGCGCCGACAGGGCGGACATACCGGATACCGTCGGGTACTCTACTCCAGCATACATGGCGGAGATCACAAGGGATGCCGTCGAGGCGACGGGCCTGCCGGTCAGCGTGCACTGCCATAATGATTTCGGGCTGGCAGTGGCCAATACAATATCAGGGCTGCAGGCGGGCGCCACGTGCGCGCATGTTACAATAAACGGGATAGGCGAGAGGGCGGGCAACGCGTCTTTGGAAGAGCTCGTCATGGCCCTGCAGTGCCTGCAGTTTGACGAGGCGCGAAGTACAGGCATACATACTGAAAAGCTCTACGGTACGTCCCGGGCGGTATCGGGCCTTGTAGGCATCCAGGTGCAGCCAAACAAGGCCATAGTGGGCGAGAATGCGTTTGGGCACGAATCAGGCATACACACGCACGGCGTACTGAGCAACCCGCTTACATACGAGCCGATAAGCCCCGAGCTTGTAGGGCATACGCGGCGCCTCGAGGTGGGAAAGCATGCGGGGCTGCACGGTATGAACGCGATGCTAGGCGAATACGGGGTAAAGCCGACTGCCGAGCAGTCCAAGGTGATACTATCCCGGGTAAAGGCGCTCGGGGACCAGGGCAAAAAGGTGACCGATGTCGAGCTGCTCTCCATAGCAGGAGAAGTGATAGGGGAGCCGGGCCTGCGGCGGATGGTGCAGTTGAGCGGCTTCTCCGTGTCTACGGGGATAGGGACGATGCCGTATGCGTTTGTAAAGCTAAACGTGGATGGCAAAGAGTTCTCTGCTACAGACTATGGCGTGGGCCCCGTGGACGCATCACTGAGTGCAATGCAAAAGATAACAGGCGAGATAGCAGAGGTGCGCATAAGAGAGTACGGCCTGGCGTCTATATCGGGGGGCTCCAATGCGCTCTGCGAGGTGACCATAGGCGTGGAAGATGCCAAGGGGAACAAGGCGTCTGCGCGCTCGGTGGGCGAGGACATAGTGACCACGAGCGTGCAGGCCGTGATAGACGGCATGAACCGGATAATGCTCAAAAAGATGCTCGGCGGCAAAAAGACCCGGGGGTAG